In a single window of the Bradyrhizobium sp. ORS 285 genome:
- a CDS encoding DUF4164 domain-containing protein codes for MNDHPANLAGQVEPGAADLEAATRRLMTALDALESAVERRREADRDEDELATRIQALGADRSRLADELDGSLMKTRRLERTNREIAERLDTAIGTIRAVLNGAGQDGANDDEDDE; via the coding sequence ATGAACGATCACCCTGCCAACCTTGCCGGCCAGGTGGAACCCGGCGCCGCCGATCTGGAGGCGGCGACGCGGCGCCTGATGACCGCGCTCGACGCGCTGGAGAGCGCGGTCGAGCGGCGGCGCGAGGCCGATCGCGACGAGGACGAGTTGGCGACTCGCATCCAGGCGCTCGGCGCCGACCGCTCGCGTCTCGCCGACGAACTCGACGGCTCGCTGATGAAGACGCGCCGGCTGGAGCGCACCAACCGCGAGATCGCCGAGCGGCTGGACACCGCGATCGGCACCATCCGCGCGGTGCTCAATGGCGCTGGCCAAGATGGCGCAAATGACGATGAGGATGACGAATGA
- a CDS encoding cell division protein ZapA: MSHINVTINGRQYRMACEEGQELRLLKLAESLETRITNLRGKFGEIGDARLTVMAALTVCDELIDANQRVQMLEQELEGLRNVRSQSVDRARATQVAVAKALNAAAERIERTTQVLNRTIGGGVAIG, translated from the coding sequence ATGAGCCACATCAACGTCACCATCAACGGCCGCCAATATCGCATGGCCTGCGAGGAGGGCCAGGAGCTTCGCCTGTTGAAGCTCGCGGAAAGTCTCGAGACCCGCATCACCAATCTGCGCGGTAAGTTCGGCGAGATCGGCGACGCCCGGCTGACCGTGATGGCCGCGCTCACTGTCTGCGATGAACTGATCGATGCCAATCAGCGTGTGCAGATGTTGGAGCAGGAGCTCGAAGGCTTGCGCAACGTCCGCAGCCAATCCGTCGACCGCGCCCGCGCCACGCAGGTCGCGGTGGCGAAGGCCCTCAACGCCGCGGCCGAGCGCATCGAGCGCACGACGCAGGTGCTGAACCGTACCATCGGTGGCGGCGTGGCGATCGGGTAG
- a CDS encoding ester cyclase: MTAAELANHYRAYIVCLNAQAWPALGDFVHEHVVHNGRQLGLADYRDMLIGDFAAIPDLRFNIGLLVADPPHVACRLDFDCTPKGEFLGLPVNGRRVVFSENVFYEFRDGRIAEVWSVIDKAAIEAQL; encoded by the coding sequence ATGACCGCAGCCGAGCTCGCCAATCACTATCGCGCCTACATTGTCTGCCTGAATGCGCAGGCTTGGCCCGCGCTCGGGGATTTCGTGCACGAGCACGTCGTGCATAACGGCCGGCAGCTTGGACTGGCGGACTATCGCGACATGCTGATCGGCGACTTCGCCGCCATTCCCGATCTTCGCTTCAACATTGGCTTGCTGGTGGCGGACCCGCCGCATGTTGCGTGCCGGCTGGACTTCGACTGCACGCCGAAGGGTGAGTTTCTCGGCCTGCCGGTGAACGGCCGGCGTGTCGTCTTCAGCGAGAACGTGTTCTACGAATTTCGCGACGGCCGGATTGCGGAAGTGTGGTCGGTGATCGACAAGGCGGCGATCGAGGCGCAGCTATGA
- a CDS encoding serine hydrolase, which translates to MFLNRLIFAAAAAAFTALATPLVAAPLPEAKPDEVGFSQTGLTRMDDFFAREIAAKRVPGAVVAIARDGKLVHYKAYGQLDPVKGTPMPLDAIFALASMTKPMAAVAGLSLMEQGRLPLQAKLADYYPAFADMKVGLVQENGALQLVPQARPILIHDLYRHTSGLMYGGRPDSASPVARLYPDGIAPAIEGDTQSFIERLTKLPLAHQPGTQFEYGFSIDVLGAVVEKVSEQRLGEYLSNNVWKPLGMQDATFAPSDAQRSRLARPFPNDPLTGKPQAIRLLDTPTRSDCGGACSFATIGDYIRFGQMLLNGGELDGVRILSPKTVHHMTSNHLGPEIKNTVATVEPHRAGFGFGLSVAVRTSEGLSAVPGNPGEFSWNGAFGTQFFCDPKERLVVVVGTAAPGDLRKYYREQVQDIVYGAMVK; encoded by the coding sequence GTGTTCTTGAACAGACTGATTTTCGCGGCGGCCGCCGCAGCCTTCACCGCGCTCGCGACTCCGCTCGTCGCCGCGCCGCTGCCCGAAGCCAAGCCCGACGAGGTCGGCTTCTCGCAAACGGGCCTCACCCGCATGGACGATTTCTTCGCCCGCGAGATCGCCGCCAAGCGCGTGCCCGGCGCAGTGGTCGCGATCGCCCGTGACGGCAAGCTCGTTCACTACAAGGCCTATGGCCAGCTCGATCCGGTCAAGGGCACGCCGATGCCGCTGGATGCGATCTTCGCGCTGGCCTCGATGACCAAGCCGATGGCCGCGGTGGCCGGGCTGAGCTTGATGGAGCAGGGGCGGCTGCCGCTGCAGGCGAAGCTCGCCGACTACTATCCGGCGTTCGCCGACATGAAGGTCGGCTTGGTGCAGGAGAACGGCGCGCTGCAATTGGTGCCGCAGGCGAGGCCGATCCTGATCCACGATCTCTACCGCCACACCTCGGGCCTGATGTATGGCGGCCGGCCCGACAGCGCGAGCCCGGTGGCGCGGCTCTATCCCGACGGCATTGCGCCGGCGATCGAGGGCGACACCCAGTCCTTCATCGAGCGCCTCACCAAGCTGCCGCTGGCGCATCAGCCCGGCACGCAGTTCGAATATGGTTTCTCCATCGACGTGCTCGGCGCCGTCGTCGAGAAGGTCAGCGAGCAGCGGCTCGGCGAGTATCTCTCCAACAACGTCTGGAAGCCCCTCGGCATGCAGGACGCGACCTTCGCGCCTTCAGACGCGCAGCGGTCGCGACTGGCGCGGCCGTTCCCGAACGATCCGCTCACCGGCAAGCCGCAGGCGATCAGGCTGCTGGATACGCCGACCAGGTCCGACTGCGGCGGCGCCTGCTCCTTCGCCACCATCGGCGACTACATCCGCTTCGGCCAGATGCTGCTCAACGGCGGCGAGCTCGACGGTGTGCGCATCCTCAGCCCGAAGACGGTGCATCACATGACCTCCAACCATCTCGGACCGGAGATCAAGAACACCGTCGCCACCGTCGAGCCGCATCGCGCGGGCTTCGGTTTTGGACTGAGCGTGGCCGTGCGCACCAGCGAGGGTCTGTCGGCGGTGCCCGGCAATCCCGGCGAGTTCAGCTGGAACGGCGCCTTCGGCACGCAGTTCTTCTGCGATCCCAAGGAGCGGCTGGTCGTGGTGGTCGGCACGGCGGCGCCAGGAGACCTGCGCAAATATTATCGCGAGCAGGTGCAGGACATCGTCTACGGCGCGATGGTGAAGTGA
- a CDS encoding multicopper oxidase family protein — MNRHCSPGRLLLALTLAILAGADAHATELKAIAPSDPCAPNAGKVDVACEAPAGNTRRSALLVATQGAVTFDLPDGLTVGGAKLPAGATLRVDDLMLYDGKLIPEVWRLNAGDVVDIKLRNQLTPGDFAATNLHTHGLLVSPDLDTKPNPANPAEAIAAEPVGDTVYVCTLPSGQPAGSEGEKRCTNHGGAAAATHARLFFGEKRDEMNYQIALPDAHPEGLFWYHPHVHGNARTQVGAGLSGLIFIKGKPAANGAGASGGARPQDPAKPVASIEKFMMLKDIQIDQVTQASPGTLNARFLPVDSPSHKSDLCGPGPGDAPPLGACFTQIDDPDHAGQKLTQGWLFTVNGQVFPQISLGSGEQQIWRIANASADMTYDLALVETTTGRPLRVQILARDGVAVVAQSGGASTPVMADRVLLMPGSRIEIGVDRATAEGRFDGSQPLEARLRSYGFFTGETAGFGDSWPAVDLAAVSFAAEPTTPPAALESLSTTQARLNRPKTVLGAVRQFQPFIVSPWQPGSEMARAVAPDRNEPMPAARPSEHAHGGGTDEHPQPPAKDACAEQAGHEDRIIALAIHVDTAKNIEDFKIGADCATFKGADWAAHIKAAEASAASFGKNSVVLAARAGRPETWTIVNDPLDSNHETHNFHVHQMKFEVIDLFDPTGRITMPRGKLKERRFDSYPVPTGGYLRIRIDFNEQMVGGRFVFHCHILEHEDKGMMAEIEVK; from the coding sequence ATGAACCGCCACTGCTCTCCAGGACGTCTGCTGCTCGCCCTCACCCTCGCCATTCTAGCCGGCGCGGACGCTCATGCGACCGAGCTCAAGGCCATCGCACCGAGCGACCCCTGCGCACCCAATGCCGGCAAGGTCGACGTGGCCTGCGAGGCCCCCGCCGGCAACACGCGGCGCAGCGCGCTGTTGGTCGCGACGCAGGGCGCGGTCACGTTCGATCTGCCGGACGGCCTCACGGTGGGCGGCGCCAAGCTTCCCGCCGGCGCCACCCTGCGGGTCGACGACCTCATGCTCTACGATGGCAAGCTGATCCCCGAGGTGTGGCGGCTGAATGCCGGCGACGTCGTGGACATCAAGCTGAGGAACCAGCTCACGCCGGGCGATTTCGCTGCCACCAATCTGCACACTCACGGGCTCCTGGTGAGTCCCGACCTCGACACCAAGCCCAATCCCGCCAATCCGGCCGAAGCCATCGCTGCCGAGCCCGTGGGCGACACCGTCTATGTCTGCACACTGCCGTCCGGCCAGCCTGCCGGCAGCGAAGGCGAGAAGCGCTGCACGAACCATGGCGGCGCGGCCGCGGCCACGCATGCACGCTTGTTCTTCGGCGAGAAGCGCGACGAGATGAACTACCAGATCGCGCTGCCGGACGCTCATCCGGAGGGATTGTTCTGGTATCACCCGCACGTGCACGGCAATGCGCGGACACAGGTCGGCGCCGGCCTGTCCGGTCTGATCTTCATCAAGGGAAAGCCCGCGGCGAATGGCGCCGGCGCCTCCGGCGGCGCCCGTCCGCAGGATCCGGCCAAGCCGGTCGCCTCGATCGAAAAATTCATGATGCTGAAGGACATTCAGATCGACCAGGTGACGCAGGCGTCGCCGGGAACGCTTAACGCGCGCTTCCTGCCGGTCGATAGCCCGAGCCACAAGTCGGATCTCTGCGGCCCCGGCCCGGGCGATGCGCCGCCGCTCGGGGCCTGCTTCACGCAGATCGATGATCCCGACCACGCCGGCCAGAAGCTCACCCAGGGCTGGCTGTTCACGGTCAATGGTCAGGTGTTCCCCCAGATCTCGCTCGGCTCCGGCGAGCAGCAGATCTGGCGCATCGCCAATGCGAGCGCGGACATGACCTACGATCTCGCCCTCGTCGAGACGACCACCGGCCGGCCGCTGCGCGTGCAGATCCTGGCCCGCGATGGTGTCGCCGTGGTCGCGCAGAGCGGCGGAGCCTCCACCCCCGTCATGGCGGATCGCGTGCTGCTGATGCCGGGCTCCCGGATCGAGATCGGCGTGGACCGCGCCACCGCCGAGGGCCGCTTCGACGGCAGCCAGCCGCTCGAGGCGCGGCTGCGCAGCTACGGCTTCTTCACCGGCGAGACCGCGGGGTTCGGCGACTCCTGGCCGGCGGTCGACCTCGCCGCGGTGTCGTTCGCGGCCGAACCCACCACCCCACCGGCGGCGCTCGAGTCCCTGTCCACGACCCAGGCGCGGCTCAACCGACCCAAGACCGTCCTCGGCGCGGTACGCCAGTTCCAGCCCTTCATCGTCTCTCCCTGGCAACCCGGCTCCGAAATGGCGCGCGCCGTGGCGCCCGACCGCAACGAGCCGATGCCGGCGGCACGGCCTTCAGAGCACGCTCACGGCGGCGGCACCGACGAGCATCCGCAGCCGCCCGCGAAGGATGCCTGCGCCGAACAGGCCGGCCACGAGGATCGGATCATTGCGCTCGCCATCCATGTCGATACGGCCAAGAACATCGAGGACTTCAAGATCGGGGCCGACTGCGCGACCTTCAAAGGCGCCGACTGGGCGGCGCACATCAAGGCCGCCGAGGCAAGCGCCGCATCGTTCGGCAAGAACTCGGTCGTGCTTGCTGCACGCGCGGGCCGTCCCGAGACCTGGACCATCGTCAACGATCCGCTGGACAGCAATCACGAGACGCACAATTTCCATGTGCATCAAATGAAGTTCGAGGTGATCGACCTGTTCGATCCCACCGGCCGGATCACGATGCCGCGCGGCAAGCTCAAGGAGCGGCGGTTCGACAGCTACCCGGTCCCGACCGGCGGCTATCTTCGTATCCGGATCGACTTCAACGAGCAGATGGTCGGCGGCCGCTTCGTGTTCCACTGCCACATTCTGGAGCACGAAGACAAAGGCATGATGGCCGAGATCGAGGTCAAGTAG
- a CDS encoding glutathione S-transferase family protein, which yields MLTVHHLGKSQSERIVWLCEELEIPYELKCYARDARTILAPAEYKALHPIGAAPVITDGELVLAESGAVVDYIIAKYGQGRLRPGPDDPDFAPFLYWFHFANGTLQAAMGRLMILNRLNLPDDNAMLGAMRARLDRAFAAVEARCGEADYLAGNALTAADIMTVFSLTTMRYFQPYDLAPYPNIRAYLSRIAARPAYQRAMAKGDPGMALLLS from the coding sequence ATGCTCACCGTTCATCATCTCGGCAAATCTCAATCCGAACGCATCGTCTGGCTCTGCGAGGAGCTGGAGATTCCCTATGAGTTGAAGTGCTACGCGCGCGACGCCAGGACGATCCTGGCGCCCGCGGAGTACAAGGCGCTGCACCCGATCGGTGCCGCGCCCGTCATCACCGACGGCGAGCTGGTGCTCGCCGAATCCGGTGCTGTCGTCGACTACATCATTGCAAAGTACGGCCAGGGCCGCTTGCGGCCCGGGCCTGACGATCCCGACTTCGCGCCGTTTCTCTATTGGTTTCACTTCGCCAACGGCACCTTGCAGGCGGCGATGGGACGGCTGATGATCCTCAACCGGCTCAATCTGCCGGATGACAATGCCATGCTCGGGGCGATGCGGGCGCGGCTCGACCGTGCCTTCGCCGCCGTCGAGGCGCGCTGCGGCGAGGCCGACTATCTCGCCGGCAACGCGCTGACCGCGGCCGACATCATGACGGTGTTCTCGCTCACCACCATGCGCTACTTCCAGCCCTATGATCTCGCGCCATATCCCAACATCCGGGCCTATCTGTCGCGCATCGCCGCCCGCCCGGCCTATCAGCGCGCGATGGCCAAGGGCGATCCGGGGATGGCGTTGTTGTTGAGTTGA
- a CDS encoding TAXI family TRAP transporter solute-binding subunit has translation MRRTLASPALMALATISAAFFTFNSTAWAQEQPAAPLSLRPARAPERRAAEVRVVETRAPEPRGASDELAIKARMNQWTVGLAAGLPDGGFVRFASEMARTMDDGDNMRLIPMVTRGTTSNIADLLYLRGVDVAITYADAFDFYAKQAGLSNINDRIRYVLRFFISDVHIYARDEFKTLQDLKGQKVAIGTSGVAAAHTGPLIFRRLGIDIEPVAVGGPVALEKLHKGEIAAMVYVASKPGELFAGKKADPGFHFVPVPYTQQFSDFYYPTSIKADTYPGLVAPDTAVETIAVPSVLAVYNWKPGSDRADRVNRFVDTLFSNLARLQQPPFHPGWKDLNLDAQVPGWQRYPYVETVLERMKKEADIGLPPAATGSLTQQERFEAFLASQAKAPPSKAEKEELYRSFLEWSRKRQK, from the coding sequence ATGCGTCGAACGCTCGCGAGCCCAGCGCTGATGGCGCTGGCAACGATCTCTGCTGCCTTCTTCACCTTCAACAGCACGGCGTGGGCGCAAGAGCAGCCCGCAGCCCCGCTCTCCCTGAGGCCGGCGCGTGCGCCGGAGCGGCGCGCCGCCGAGGTCCGGGTGGTGGAGACCCGCGCGCCCGAGCCGCGCGGCGCCTCGGACGAGCTTGCCATCAAGGCGCGTATGAACCAGTGGACCGTCGGCCTTGCCGCCGGCCTGCCCGATGGCGGCTTCGTGCGCTTCGCCAGCGAAATGGCGCGGACGATGGATGACGGCGACAACATGCGCCTGATCCCGATGGTGACGCGCGGGACGACGTCGAACATCGCCGACCTCCTGTATCTGCGCGGCGTCGACGTCGCCATCACCTATGCCGATGCCTTCGACTTCTACGCCAAGCAGGCCGGCCTTTCGAACATCAACGATCGCATCCGCTACGTGCTGCGCTTCTTCATCTCCGACGTGCACATCTATGCGCGGGACGAGTTCAAGACGCTGCAGGACCTCAAAGGGCAGAAGGTCGCGATCGGCACGTCGGGCGTCGCCGCCGCGCATACCGGGCCGCTGATCTTCCGCCGACTCGGCATCGACATCGAGCCGGTCGCGGTCGGCGGGCCGGTGGCGCTGGAGAAGCTGCACAAGGGCGAGATCGCGGCGATGGTGTATGTCGCCTCCAAGCCCGGCGAACTGTTCGCCGGCAAGAAGGCCGATCCGGGATTCCACTTCGTGCCGGTGCCGTACACGCAGCAATTCTCCGATTTCTACTATCCGACCAGCATCAAGGCCGACACCTATCCCGGCCTGGTGGCACCCGACACGGCGGTGGAGACGATCGCCGTGCCCTCGGTGCTCGCGGTGTACAATTGGAAGCCCGGCAGCGACCGCGCCGACCGCGTCAACCGCTTCGTCGACACGCTGTTCAGCAACCTCGCCCGGCTGCAGCAGCCGCCGTTCCACCCCGGATGGAAGGATCTCAACCTCGACGCCCAGGTGCCGGGCTGGCAGCGCTACCCCTATGTCGAGACCGTGCTGGAGCGCATGAAGAAGGAAGCCGACATCGGCCTGCCGCCGGCGGCCACCGGCAGCCTGACCCAGCAGGAGCGCTTCGAGGCCTTCCTCGCGTCGCAAGCCAAGGCGCCGCCGTCGAAGGCGGAAAAGGAGGAGCTGTATCGCTCATTCCTGGAATGGAGCCGGAAGCGGCAGAAGTGA
- a CDS encoding DsrE family protein, whose translation MRFPLKTAAAACALLMTSATASLAADVKIHRVSIQVDQNDPAIMNLALNNASNIMETFKEKGEEVEIELVTYGPGLNMLREDTSPVKDRLKQISELSFPAKIRFSACNITKRGMEKREGHPIAIVSEASLVPSGAVRLMELQESGWSYLKP comes from the coding sequence ATGCGCTTCCCTCTCAAGACTGCTGCGGCCGCCTGCGCGCTGCTGATGACATCAGCTACCGCGAGCCTCGCCGCCGACGTCAAGATTCACCGCGTCTCCATCCAGGTCGATCAGAACGATCCGGCGATCATGAACCTGGCGCTCAACAACGCCTCCAACATCATGGAGACGTTCAAGGAGAAGGGCGAGGAGGTCGAGATCGAGCTCGTCACCTACGGGCCCGGGCTGAACATGCTGCGCGAGGACACCTCGCCGGTGAAGGACCGGCTGAAGCAGATTTCCGAGCTCAGCTTTCCCGCCAAGATCAGATTCTCCGCCTGCAACATCACCAAGCGCGGCATGGAGAAGCGCGAGGGACATCCGATCGCGATCGTCTCCGAGGCGAGCCTCGTGCCGTCGGGCGCCGTCCGGCTGATGGAACTACAAGAGAGCGGCTGGAGCTATCTAAAACCTTAG
- a CDS encoding 5-formyltetrahydrofolate cyclo-ligase yields the protein MKAAQHTKQQLRTAALAARDALSENARSAAAQAIAARGLPFPLKPGAVVSGYAPIRNELDPMPLLHALAGQGARLALPVVLARGHSLSFRAYAPGDRLTLGALGIPEPSPVAAELVPDVMLVPLAAFDRTGHRIGYGGGYYDYTFSHLRKSHHVIGVGLGFAVQETEEVPALAHDAALDYVLTEGEILDFRSH from the coding sequence ATGAAGGCCGCTCAGCACACCAAGCAACAATTGCGCACGGCCGCGCTCGCTGCCCGCGACGCGCTCAGCGAGAATGCCAGGAGCGCAGCCGCGCAGGCCATCGCCGCGCGCGGCCTGCCATTTCCTCTGAAGCCGGGCGCGGTGGTCTCCGGCTATGCGCCGATCCGCAACGAGCTCGATCCGATGCCGCTGCTGCACGCGCTGGCCGGGCAGGGCGCACGATTGGCGCTGCCGGTCGTGCTGGCGCGTGGCCATTCGCTGTCGTTTCGCGCCTATGCGCCCGGCGACCGGCTGACGCTCGGCGCGCTGGGGATTCCCGAGCCGTCGCCGGTGGCGGCCGAGCTGGTGCCCGACGTCATGCTGGTGCCGCTCGCCGCCTTCGATCGCACCGGCCATCGCATCGGCTATGGCGGCGGCTACTACGACTACACCTTCTCGCACCTGCGCAAATCGCACCACGTCATCGGCGTCGGCCTCGGCTTTGCGGTTCAGGAAACCGAGGAGGTCCCGGCCTTGGCCCACGACGCGGCGCTGGATTATGTGCTAACCGAAGGCGAGATCTTGGATTTCCGGAGCCATTGA
- a CDS encoding TIGR00282 family metallophosphoesterase gives MRILFVGDVVGRAGRSAVTDHLPGLIRDWRLDLVIVNGENAAGGFGITEAIYQELVDAGADAVTLGNHSWDQREALVFIERAPRLVRPANYPPGTPGRGAALVETKTGARALVVNVLGRVFMTPFDDPFAAIAREIGACPLREAADAIVVDVHCEASSEKQGFGHFCDGRVSLVVGTHTHVPTADHQILPGGTAYMTDAGMTGDYDSIIGMQKDEPLRRFQSGIPSARFEPAMGEATLSGVAVETDDATGLAERIAPVRIGGRLSQAKPTFWGA, from the coding sequence TTGCGCATTCTCTTCGTCGGCGACGTCGTCGGCCGTGCCGGCCGCAGCGCCGTCACAGACCATCTTCCCGGCCTGATCCGCGACTGGCGGCTCGATCTCGTCATCGTCAATGGCGAGAACGCGGCCGGCGGGTTCGGCATCACCGAAGCGATCTACCAGGAGCTGGTCGATGCCGGCGCCGATGCGGTGACGCTCGGCAACCATTCCTGGGATCAGCGCGAGGCGCTGGTGTTCATCGAGCGCGCGCCGCGGCTGGTGCGGCCCGCGAACTATCCGCCGGGCACGCCCGGCCGTGGCGCCGCGCTGGTCGAAACCAAGACCGGCGCCCGCGCGCTGGTCGTCAACGTGCTCGGACGCGTGTTCATGACGCCGTTCGACGATCCGTTCGCGGCCATCGCGCGCGAGATCGGCGCCTGCCCGCTGCGCGAGGCGGCCGACGCCATCGTGGTCGATGTGCATTGCGAGGCCTCCAGCGAGAAGCAGGGTTTTGGCCATTTCTGCGACGGCCGCGTCAGCCTCGTCGTCGGCACCCACACCCATGTGCCCACGGCCGACCACCAGATACTGCCCGGCGGCACGGCCTACATGACCGATGCCGGCATGACCGGCGACTACGACTCGATCATCGGCATGCAGAAGGACGAGCCGCTGCGCCGCTTCCAGTCGGGGATTCCCTCGGCGCGCTTCGAGCCGGCGATGGGCGAGGCGACCTTGAGCGGCGTCGCGGTCGAGACCGACGACGCGACCGGGCTCGCCGAGCGGATCGCGCCGGTGCGCATCGGCGGCCGGCTGTCCCAGGCCAAGCCGACATTCTGGGGAGCGTGA
- a CDS encoding methyl-accepting chemotaxis protein, with protein MSVAQRAILENHDARTGAERLMDEIADRIGGLGVELADVAGNVQEVANRVSYQSQRFGHLQATAKTMVAANHDIATASQAVQSATTAAVGDIAQSRNVVETAVRHISELVDSVERIEQRLGSVGDALSQVAKVSVAIEAIAKQTNLLALNATIEAARAGSAGRGFAVVASEVKSLAEATRQATQQIGDTLRGLDSQVKSLLGESGQASSRAKTAGEGAQQIGGIIVRVQDGFTSVGQEIDGVAKAATSNLAHCDAVITELAELAKGVDQSSIELKQADSRIAKLLDHSEALIGLIAESGVETADAPLIRTVVETARQISAVFEAAVDRGEISLADLMDENYREIPGTNPKQYLTRYVEFTDRVLPAIQDPIQGSDPRIVFCVAWARGGYLPTHNPNYRKPQGPDPVWNNANCRNRRLFEDRAVKKVAAAGNKPFLLQTYRRYMGGGQFVLMKDLSAPIVIKGRHWGAFRMGFRIKA; from the coding sequence ATGTCCGTCGCGCAACGCGCCATTCTGGAAAATCACGATGCGCGCACCGGCGCCGAACGGCTGATGGACGAGATCGCCGACCGCATCGGCGGTCTCGGCGTCGAACTGGCCGACGTCGCCGGCAACGTCCAGGAGGTCGCCAACCGCGTCAGCTACCAGTCGCAACGCTTCGGCCACCTGCAGGCCACCGCCAAGACGATGGTCGCGGCCAATCACGACATCGCCACCGCCTCGCAGGCGGTGCAATCGGCGACGACCGCCGCCGTCGGCGACATCGCGCAGTCGCGCAACGTGGTCGAGACGGCGGTGCGGCACATCTCCGAGCTGGTCGATTCGGTGGAGCGAATCGAGCAGCGGCTCGGCTCGGTCGGCGATGCCCTGTCGCAGGTTGCCAAGGTCTCGGTCGCGATCGAGGCGATCGCCAAGCAGACCAATCTGCTCGCGCTCAACGCCACCATCGAGGCGGCCCGCGCCGGCTCGGCCGGCCGCGGCTTTGCGGTGGTCGCGAGCGAGGTGAAGTCGCTGGCCGAGGCGACACGGCAGGCGACGCAGCAGATCGGCGATACCCTGCGCGGGCTGGATTCGCAGGTGAAGAGCCTGCTCGGAGAGAGCGGCCAGGCGTCCTCGCGGGCCAAGACGGCGGGCGAAGGCGCCCAGCAGATCGGCGGCATCATCGTCCGCGTCCAGGACGGCTTCACCAGCGTCGGCCAGGAGATCGACGGCGTGGCGAAGGCCGCGACCTCCAACCTCGCGCATTGCGACGCGGTCATCACCGAGCTCGCCGAGCTTGCCAAGGGCGTCGACCAGTCGTCGATCGAGCTGAAGCAGGCCGACAGCCGCATCGCCAAGCTGCTCGACCACTCCGAGGCGCTGATCGGACTGATCGCCGAGAGCGGCGTCGAGACCGCCGATGCGCCGCTGATCCGCACCGTGGTCGAGACCGCACGGCAGATCTCGGCCGTGTTCGAGGCCGCGGTCGACCGCGGCGAGATCTCGCTCGCCGATTTGATGGACGAGAACTACCGCGAGATTCCCGGCACCAACCCCAAGCAATATCTTACCCGCTACGTCGAGTTCACCGACCGCGTGCTGCCCGCGATCCAGGACCCGATCCAGGGCAGCGACCCGCGCATCGTGTTCTGCGTCGCCTGGGCGCGCGGCGGCTATCTGCCGACGCACAATCCGAACTACCGCAAGCCGCAGGGGCCCGACCCGGTCTGGAACAACGCCAACTGTCGCAACCGCCGGCTGTTCGAGGACCGCGCGGTGAAGAAGGTCGCCGCCGCCGGCAACAAGCCGTTCCTGCTGCAGACCTACCGCCGCTACATGGGCGGCGGCCAGTTCGTGCTGATGAAGGACCTGTCGGCGCCGATTGTCATCAAGGGCCGGCATTGGGGCGCGTTCCGCATGGGCTTCCGCATCAAGGCCTGA